The following are from one region of the Plasmodium cynomolgi strain B DNA, scaffold: 1596, whole genome shotgun sequence genome:
- a CDS encoding hypothetical protein (putative), whose protein sequence is MLNGVFDENQGVVKSYCTQYMTSHLMNYKDEDSSFMDGCTNASSYITTINLDPNINKYPFCEYTNYWFYGKLKSTDKITNYKTLLEKFFGELVNFDDCINNTESIDDPKYNYINKLDEMYDNFYIFKKEPSPEDDNPCDKGKKCVQDYKRLVSTCMENGMNSFCNELENFRVSFNDHLKSKNKCENIKELPSFQGSPLAPAISIPFSVGKLFVQN, encoded by the coding sequence ATGTTAAATGGAGTGTTTGATGAAAACCAAGGTGTTGTCAAGTCATACTGTACACAATATATGACATCGCATTTAATGAACTATAAGGATGAAGATAGCTCTTTTATGGATGGTTGTACCAATGCTTCCAGCTATATAACAACTATTAATTTAGATcctaatataaataaatatccattttgtgaatatacTAATTACTGGTTCTATGGTAAGTTGAAATCAACTGATAAAATTACAAACTATAAGACATTATTAGAGAAGTTTTTTGGGGAACTTGTTAATTTCGATGATTGCATAAATAATACGGAATCTATTGACGACCctaaatataattacattAATAAGTTAGATGAAATGTACGAcaacttttatatttttaaaaaagaacctTCACCTGAAGATGATAATCCTTGTGacaaaggtaaaaaatgtgtccaAGATTATAAGAGACTTGTGAGTACATGTATGGAAAATGGTATGAATAGTTTTTGTAATGAACTAGAAAATTTTCGAGTAAGTTTTAATGATCATCttaaatcaaaaaataaatgcgaaaatataaaagaattacCATCATTCCAAGGATCTCCACTAGCTCCTGCCATTTCAATACCATTTTCT